One segment of Chloroflexota bacterium DNA contains the following:
- the folP gene encoding dihydropteroate synthase: MRLRGRNLRWGHRTYVMAILNLSPDSFSGDGLGTDLEALARRVDSAAAAGCDLLDIGAESTRPGSRPVPAERELELLLPALERVRAITDLPVSIDTYKAEVAMAALDHGADLINDVSALQADPQMAQLAARTDCPVILMHRAQTSVRDASFGRHFAGVDSEDITAAVIQDLSRRIESAVAAGIGRQRIVVDPGIGFGKSPEQNLELLARLVEIRQGLQLPVLVGASRKSVIGYAADRFPDRVAGTVAAHALAIAGGADIVRVHDFAAGVQGARVADAIARGRA; encoded by the coding sequence ATGCGACTGCGCGGACGCAATCTGCGGTGGGGGCACAGAACCTACGTTATGGCGATTCTCAACCTGTCGCCTGACTCATTTTCCGGTGACGGCCTCGGGACCGATCTGGAAGCGCTGGCCCGCCGCGTCGATTCGGCCGCCGCCGCCGGTTGCGACCTGCTCGACATCGGCGCCGAATCCACCCGTCCGGGTTCGCGGCCGGTTCCGGCCGAGCGCGAGCTGGAACTCCTGCTGCCGGCCCTGGAGCGGGTCCGCGCGATCACCGACCTGCCGGTTTCGATCGACACCTACAAGGCCGAGGTTGCCATGGCGGCGCTGGACCACGGCGCCGACCTGATCAACGACGTATCTGCGCTGCAGGCGGACCCGCAGATGGCTCAGCTGGCGGCGCGGACCGACTGCCCCGTCATTCTGATGCACCGCGCGCAGACTTCGGTGCGCGACGCATCGTTCGGGCGGCACTTTGCCGGAGTCGATAGCGAAGACATCACGGCGGCCGTGATCCAGGATCTGAGCCGCCGGATCGAATCCGCCGTCGCGGCCGGAATCGGGCGCCAGCGGATCGTCGTTGATCCGGGGATCGGGTTCGGCAAGAGCCCGGAGCAGAACCTGGAGCTGCTTGCCCGGTTGGTCGAAATCAGGCAAGGCCTCCAACTGCCGGTTCTGGTCGGAGCCTCGCGTAAGTCGGTGATCGGCTACGCCGCCGACCGTTTCCCGGACCGGGTGGCGGGGACCGTGGCCGCCCACGCGCTTGCCATCGCTGGCGGCGCCGACATCGTGCGGGTGCACGATTTCGCGGCCGGGGTTCAGGGTGCGCGCGTCGCCGACGCGATCGCCCGCGGCCGGGCCTGA
- a CDS encoding PHP domain-containing protein, producing MNLSSSDLRAGIAAEPVAADGGGRLQLPEGWSAGELHVHTSHSDGTRTLEQILSLAERLGLDTVAVTDHDKVNEGLRAVGLAARYRTSAVAGTEVTTRTQHHVLGLFVERPVPLYRSMADSVRAIRDQGGLAILAHPFMAVPNASGRRRILGWLEQTDFDGIELENQYLSPERRERLRAFYDLNRERLGAAIGGTDAHFGDLGRFLTLYPGRGPEDLYRAIKSRQTVAARSDVSYPRAGLGELALNNYRSLACLSVYRLRALLLGRYE from the coding sequence GTGAATTTGAGCAGCAGCGACCTCCGGGCCGGCATTGCCGCCGAGCCAGTCGCCGCCGACGGCGGCGGTCGCCTGCAACTCCCGGAAGGATGGTCGGCCGGCGAGCTGCACGTCCACACTTCGCACTCCGACGGCACGCGAACCCTGGAACAGATCCTGAGTCTGGCCGAGCGGTTGGGACTCGATACCGTCGCGGTCACCGACCACGACAAAGTCAACGAGGGCCTGCGGGCGGTCGGCCTGGCTGCGCGATACCGGACATCCGCCGTGGCCGGAACTGAAGTGACCACTCGCACCCAGCACCACGTCCTGGGTCTCTTCGTCGAGCGTCCGGTTCCGCTCTACCGGAGCATGGCCGACAGCGTCCGCGCGATCCGCGATCAGGGCGGACTCGCGATCCTGGCCCATCCGTTCATGGCGGTTCCCAACGCCAGTGGCCGGCGACGGATCCTGGGCTGGCTGGAGCAGACCGATTTCGACGGAATCGAGTTGGAGAACCAGTACCTTTCGCCGGAAAGGCGCGAGCGGTTGCGGGCTTTCTACGACCTCAACCGCGAACGCCTTGGAGCGGCGATCGGCGGGACCGATGCCCACTTCGGCGATTTGGGCCGCTTTCTGACGCTGTACCCGGGGCGCGGCCCCGAGGACCTCTATCGGGCCATCAAGTCGCGTCAGACCGTAGCCGCCCGCAGCGACGTCAGCTATCCGCGTGCCGGGCTGGGCGAACTGGCACTGAACAACTACCGC